One Micromonospora sp. WMMD1120 genomic region harbors:
- a CDS encoding HupE/UreJ family protein gives MELEYDLLVVSAADAGDDDPLFRAGTAAFEAGDAAAQAAALTSHAPAVLRYVSDRFSVASGGTACRPSQVGDATIGAREGVPYADLLLDWTCPERSDAHEVRSGLFPDREGYVKGTKTIVTYEIDGRSGSAALDAAHPAFSTAQAWYERFGEFFLLGAEHLLSGIDHILFLLALIAGSRRLREIVLAATSFTVAHSVTFMLAALGLVEVPGRVVEPVIALSIAVVAGWHLWGIRRRGTHAADLDVAGRGHLSLDRAGWVRLGVVFCFGLVHGLGFAGALGIDEAWSWTLLWSLLVFNVGIEVVQLTIIAVVFPLLLVLRHRAPKVGVWATGAVSAAVSVMGIVWFVQRISGS, from the coding sequence GTGGAACTCGAGTACGACCTCCTCGTCGTCTCCGCCGCGGATGCCGGTGACGACGATCCGCTCTTCCGGGCGGGTACCGCCGCCTTCGAGGCGGGTGACGCCGCGGCCCAGGCCGCGGCGCTGACCAGCCACGCCCCGGCGGTGCTCCGCTACGTCTCCGACCGCTTCTCGGTCGCCTCCGGGGGTACGGCCTGCCGGCCGAGCCAGGTGGGGGACGCGACGATCGGCGCTCGCGAGGGCGTGCCGTACGCGGATCTGCTGTTGGACTGGACCTGCCCGGAGAGGAGCGACGCGCACGAGGTGCGCAGCGGTCTCTTCCCGGACCGCGAGGGTTACGTCAAGGGCACCAAGACGATCGTCACCTACGAGATCGACGGTCGCTCCGGCAGCGCGGCGCTGGACGCCGCCCACCCGGCGTTCTCCACCGCCCAGGCGTGGTACGAGCGGTTCGGGGAGTTCTTCCTCCTGGGTGCCGAGCACCTGCTGTCCGGCATCGACCACATCCTGTTCCTGCTGGCGCTCATCGCCGGCTCCCGGCGGCTGCGCGAGATCGTGCTCGCGGCCACCAGCTTCACCGTGGCGCACTCGGTGACGTTCATGCTCGCGGCGCTCGGCCTGGTCGAGGTGCCGGGGAGGGTCGTGGAGCCGGTCATCGCCCTGTCGATCGCCGTCGTCGCCGGTTGGCACCTGTGGGGCATCCGGCGGCGCGGTACGCACGCGGCCGACCTGGACGTGGCTGGGCGCGGACACCTCAGTCTGGACCGGGCCGGCTGGGTCCGCCTCGGCGTGGTGTTCTGCTTCGGCCTCGTGCACGGCCTGGGCTTCGCCGGCGCGTTGGGCATCGACGAGGCGTGGTCGTGGACCCTGCTCTGGTCGCTGCTGGTGTTCAACGTCGGTATCGAGGTCGTTCAGTTGACGATTATCGCTGTCGTCTTTCCGCTGCTTCTCGTGCTGCGCCACCGCGCGCCGAAAGTTGGTGTCTGGGCGACCGGGGCGGTTTCCGCAGCCGTGTCCGTCATGGGGATCGTCTGGTTTGTGCAGCGCATTTCCGGGTCCTGA